A region from the Nonlabens sp. YIK11 genome encodes:
- a CDS encoding SIMPL domain-containing protein, producing the protein MKNALSAIIFGVAIVLSAIFLGNAFMNRNQKQGTIEVTGLGSQDFVSDLIVWEGRFTASSPVLSDAYEQIASNKQTIETYLKGKGIDPSIMVFSSVNTSKNTTPIYGANGNYQGETFNGYELSQTIEVQSNEVEKIEKISREVTELLNQGVQFYSQSPRYYYTKLSDLKIEMISKATEDARIRAEQIAANSGGGLGDLISADMGVFQITGQNSAEDYSWGGTYNTSSKEKTASITMKLVYEAE; encoded by the coding sequence ATGAAAAATGCTTTAAGTGCCATCATCTTCGGAGTGGCCATTGTCCTGTCTGCTATCTTTTTAGGAAATGCCTTTATGAATCGCAATCAAAAACAGGGAACCATTGAGGTTACCGGACTAGGTAGTCAGGATTTTGTGTCTGATTTGATTGTTTGGGAAGGAAGGTTCACGGCGAGCAGTCCAGTTTTGAGCGATGCCTATGAGCAAATTGCCAGCAATAAACAAACGATTGAGACCTACCTCAAAGGGAAAGGTATCGATCCATCCATAATGGTATTTAGCTCTGTAAATACTTCTAAAAACACCACGCCTATTTATGGAGCCAATGGTAATTATCAAGGTGAAACCTTCAATGGATATGAACTCTCCCAAACCATAGAAGTGCAATCCAATGAAGTAGAAAAAATTGAGAAAATATCTCGCGAGGTAACCGAGTTGCTCAATCAAGGAGTGCAGTTTTACTCACAGTCGCCTAGATATTACTACACCAAATTATCTGATCTCAAAATCGAGATGATCTCTAAAGCAACTGAAGACGCCAGAATACGTGCCGAGCAGATTGCTGCCAATTCTGGTGGCGGTTTGGGCGATTTGATATCTGCAGATATGGGCGTATTTCAAATTACCGGTCAAAACAGCGCCGAGGATTATTCTTGGGGTGGCACCTATAACACCAGCAGCAAAGAAAAAACAGCATCAATTACTATGAAGCTGGTCTATGAGGCAGAATAG
- a CDS encoding M23 family metallopeptidase, giving the protein MRFLLVLFILSFFTVDAQELDVTSGAVAIDDGYAYLVTNNEPYPITVKLDLKPNNLKANTSKRVFVVPAHSENFEILQLHMIKRDTYGYKASASYLIGNQTQEPQDFLYHLPYARTASYRVSQGNNSSSTHRGKYAIDFSMPTGTPVHAARGGLVIAVREDQSLGCTKPKCLEYANYIKILHEDGTIAEYTHLMVNGSLVRKGDKVNKDQHIGYSGNTGWSTGPHLHFTVYRPEFSGQNRTIPVRFWLGNSVAAYELQENRHYRKP; this is encoded by the coding sequence ATGCGTTTTCTTTTAGTGCTTTTCATTTTATCTTTCTTTACGGTTGACGCTCAGGAATTGGATGTTACGAGTGGTGCGGTCGCTATTGATGATGGCTATGCGTATCTAGTCACCAATAATGAACCTTATCCCATTACGGTCAAGCTGGATCTCAAACCCAACAATCTTAAGGCGAATACTTCTAAGCGTGTATTTGTAGTGCCAGCACATAGCGAAAACTTTGAGATACTCCAGCTGCACATGATCAAGCGAGATACTTACGGCTATAAAGCGAGCGCTTCATATCTCATAGGTAATCAAACCCAGGAACCACAGGATTTCTTGTATCATTTGCCATATGCTAGAACCGCTTCCTACCGGGTTTCCCAAGGCAACAACAGCAGCAGTACACATCGTGGTAAATATGCAATCGACTTTAGCATGCCTACGGGTACGCCGGTGCACGCCGCTCGTGGTGGCCTTGTCATCGCCGTTAGGGAAGATCAATCCTTAGGCTGCACAAAGCCGAAGTGTCTAGAGTATGCCAACTACATCAAAATCCTTCATGAAGACGGCACCATTGCAGAATATACGCACCTCATGGTCAATGGCTCACTGGTACGCAAAGGCGATAAGGTCAATAAGGACCAGCATATAGGCTATAGTGGCAATACCGGCTGGTCTACAGGTCCGCATTTGCACTTTACCGTGTATCGACCAGAGTTTTCTGGGCAGAACCGCACGATTCCCGTACGTTTCTGGCTGGGAAATTCCGTGGCGGCTTACGAGCTTCAAGAGAATCGGCATTATCGTAAGCCTTGA
- a CDS encoding SulP family inorganic anion transporter codes for MKLFNNFIGNPKNDILSGLTVALALVPEAVAFAFVAGVDPMVGLYGAFMMGLITALFGGRPGMISGATGATAIVMVLLIKTGNEVGLAMDTPYENLGLQWLFITLLLVGVIQMAAGFLRLGKFVRLIPHPVMMGFVNGLAIVIFLAQLDFFKTGTGDAKEWMTGASLYILLALVGLTMAIMYFLPKVTKALPAALVAIAVVAGITIFGNLDVATVGSFIRDGGGDGMQGSLPEFQFQIFTLLDTLQGNWSLILGTAVTLAAVGLIESLMTLNLVDDLTETRGSGNRECVAQGAGNLVNGLFGGMGGCAMIGQSIINVNSGGRGRLSGVVAAIALLIFILFGAPVIEQIPIAALVGVMFMVVIGTFAWSSFRIINKIPLADLIVLITVSAITVWQDLAIAVVTGVIMSALVFAWNSAKRIRARKSLKPDGTKVYEIWGPLFFGSVTAFNSKFDPKNDPDKIEIDFMESRVQDHSGVEALRSVGNKYLDLGKQIKLTHLSPECQALLIKRNPEFETVIETSIEDPRYHIATDLLDAEV; via the coding sequence ATGAAGCTATTCAACAACTTTATAGGCAATCCCAAAAATGATATTCTTTCTGGGCTTACTGTGGCCCTAGCACTGGTGCCAGAAGCGGTCGCTTTTGCCTTTGTAGCTGGTGTCGATCCTATGGTGGGATTGTATGGAGCTTTTATGATGGGATTGATTACGGCGCTTTTTGGCGGTAGACCTGGAATGATTTCTGGTGCTACGGGTGCCACCGCGATCGTTATGGTGCTGTTGATCAAGACTGGTAATGAAGTAGGTCTGGCAATGGACACGCCTTATGAAAATCTAGGATTGCAGTGGTTGTTTATCACATTGCTGCTAGTAGGTGTGATACAGATGGCAGCTGGTTTTTTGCGATTGGGCAAATTTGTAAGATTGATTCCGCATCCTGTGATGATGGGATTTGTGAACGGTCTGGCCATCGTTATCTTTTTGGCACAATTGGATTTTTTCAAGACAGGAACTGGAGATGCTAAGGAATGGATGACAGGTGCGTCTTTGTATATTTTGCTGGCGCTTGTGGGACTTACCATGGCAATCATGTACTTTTTGCCTAAAGTCACCAAAGCATTACCAGCAGCATTGGTAGCTATCGCTGTCGTTGCTGGGATCACCATATTTGGCAATCTAGATGTGGCTACGGTAGGCTCTTTTATCAGAGATGGTGGCGGCGATGGTATGCAAGGTTCCTTACCTGAATTTCAATTCCAGATCTTTACATTGCTGGATACTCTTCAAGGCAATTGGTCACTTATTCTAGGTACCGCCGTGACATTGGCTGCGGTAGGTCTGATTGAATCTTTGATGACTTTGAATCTAGTTGATGACCTTACTGAAACTCGTGGTAGCGGGAATCGTGAATGTGTGGCTCAAGGAGCTGGTAATCTTGTCAACGGACTTTTCGGTGGTATGGGCGGTTGCGCCATGATAGGTCAATCCATCATCAATGTCAATTCAGGTGGAAGAGGTAGACTTTCTGGAGTGGTTGCAGCAATTGCATTGTTGATTTTCATTTTGTTCGGTGCGCCGGTAATAGAGCAAATTCCTATCGCAGCTCTCGTGGGTGTGATGTTTATGGTCGTCATAGGAACCTTTGCATGGTCCAGCTTTAGGATTATTAATAAAATACCGCTGGCAGATTTAATTGTTTTGATCACTGTAAGTGCGATTACCGTATGGCAAGATCTAGCGATTGCGGTTGTGACTGGTGTGATTATGAGTGCGCTGGTATTTGCATGGAATAGTGCCAAAAGAATTAGAGCTAGAAAAAGCCTTAAGCCAGATGGAACCAAGGTGTATGAAATTTGGGGACCGCTGTTTTTTGGATCTGTAACAGCCTTCAATTCAAAATTTGACCCTAAAAATGATCCGGATAAGATTGAGATCGACTTTATGGAATCCAGAGTGCAAGACCATAGTGGAGTAGAGGCTTTGCGATCTGTTGGGAACAAATATCTGGATCTGGGCAAGCAAATCAAGCTCACGCATTTGAGTCCAGAGTGTCAAGCGTTATTGATCAAGCGCAATCCAGAATTTGAAACAGTGATCGAAACCAGTATTGAAGATCCACGCTATCATATTGCAACGGATCTTCTGGATGCTGAGGTTTAA
- the prfA gene encoding peptide chain release factor 1: MLDKLNIVKNRFDEVNDLIIQPDIISDQKRYVSLTKEYKDLKDLMDKREEYITLTSNLEEAQEILADGSDPDMVEMAQMQLDEAKEAIPKLEEEIRMMMIPKDPEDAKNAVMEIRAGTGGDEASIFAGDLFRMYEKYCSSKGWSTNVVDTSYGTSGGYKEIIFEVNGDDVYGTLKFEAGVHRVQRVPQTETQGRVHTSAATVMVLPEAEEFDVQLDMSEVRIERTTSTGPGGQSVNTTYSAIKLHHEPTGMIVSCQDEKSSHKNLEKALKVLRSRLYEIELAKKMEADSAKRKSMVSSGDRSAKIRTYNYPQGRVTDHRINLTLYDLDNIINGDVQKIIDELQLVDNTEKMQMNEDGI; this comes from the coding sequence ATGCTAGATAAATTAAACATAGTAAAAAATAGGTTTGACGAGGTGAATGACCTGATCATTCAGCCAGATATTATTTCTGACCAGAAACGATACGTCTCGTTAACTAAGGAATACAAAGACCTTAAGGACTTGATGGATAAGCGTGAAGAATACATCACACTTACCTCAAACCTTGAAGAAGCACAAGAGATCCTGGCAGACGGCAGCGATCCTGATATGGTAGAAATGGCGCAAATGCAGCTGGATGAAGCCAAAGAAGCCATTCCAAAACTGGAAGAAGAGATACGCATGATGATGATCCCTAAGGATCCTGAGGATGCTAAAAATGCCGTAATGGAAATTCGTGCTGGAACTGGTGGTGATGAGGCAAGTATCTTCGCTGGTGATCTTTTCAGGATGTATGAAAAATACTGTTCCAGTAAAGGCTGGAGCACCAACGTGGTCGACACCAGTTATGGAACCAGTGGCGGCTACAAAGAAATTATTTTTGAGGTTAATGGTGATGATGTATACGGCACTCTCAAGTTTGAGGCTGGCGTACATCGCGTACAACGTGTCCCACAAACTGAAACTCAAGGTCGTGTGCATACCAGTGCCGCAACGGTGATGGTACTACCAGAAGCAGAGGAATTTGATGTACAGCTGGACATGAGTGAGGTGCGTATCGAGCGCACTACCTCGACAGGTCCTGGTGGACAATCGGTAAATACAACCTATTCTGCCATCAAGCTGCACCACGAACCTACCGGTATGATCGTGAGTTGCCAGGATGAGAAGTCCTCACACAAAAACCTTGAAAAAGCATTGAAGGTACTGCGCTCCCGATTGTACGAGATCGAGCTGGCCAAGAAAATGGAAGCCGACAGTGCCAAGCGTAAAAGCATGGTAAGCTCTGGTGACCGTAGTGCCAAAATCAGAACCTACAACTATCCGCAAGGTCGTGTGACAGATCATAGAATCAACCTAACTTTGTATGATCTGGACAACATCATCAATGGTGATGTTCAAAAGATTATTGATGAGCTACAACTGGTCGACAATACCGAAAAGATGCAAATGAATGAAGATGGTATCTAA
- a CDS encoding acyl-CoA carboxylase subunit beta translates to MDLDFNKNEDHNKLLLSQLRQKLAKVSLGGGEKRIEKHHSKGKMTARERIDYLLDDAEKAVEIAAFAGDGMYAEHGGCPSGGVVVKIGHVAGRQVIVVANDATVKAGAWFPITGKKNLRAQEIAMENRLPIIYLVDSAGVYLPMQDEIFPDKEHFGRIFRNNAVMSSMGITQIAAVMGSCVAGGAYLPIMSDEALIVDKTGSIFLAGSYLVKAAIGESIDNETLGGATTHCEISGVTDYKAKDDKDALDKIKRIMDKIGDYDKAGFNKVKAVKPAKDPSELYGVLPRERSAQYDMMEIIERVIDADTFDEYKAGYGQTIITGYARINGWAVGIVANQRKIVKTKKGEMQFGGVIYSDSADKATRFIANCNQKKIPLVFLQDVTGFMVGSKSEHGGIIKDGAKMVSAVSNSVVPKFTIVIGNSYGAGNYAMCGKAYDPRLIVAWPSAELAVMSGNSAAKVLMQIEKASLEKSGKKLTEEEEKELFAKTKDRYDDQVSPYYAAARIWTDAIIDPIDTRKWISTGIEAANHAPIAKDFNLGVIQT, encoded by the coding sequence ATGGATTTAGACTTCAACAAAAACGAAGATCACAATAAGTTACTATTATCGCAATTGCGTCAAAAACTGGCCAAAGTCAGTCTAGGTGGCGGCGAGAAGCGCATTGAAAAGCATCATTCCAAAGGAAAGATGACTGCTCGTGAGCGTATTGACTACTTGCTGGACGATGCAGAAAAAGCAGTGGAAATCGCAGCGTTTGCTGGTGATGGCATGTATGCAGAACATGGCGGCTGTCCCAGTGGCGGCGTTGTTGTCAAAATAGGTCACGTTGCAGGTCGTCAAGTGATTGTCGTGGCAAATGATGCTACCGTAAAGGCTGGTGCCTGGTTCCCGATTACGGGTAAGAAAAACCTACGAGCACAGGAAATTGCGATGGAGAACCGTTTGCCTATCATTTACCTGGTAGATAGTGCTGGCGTGTATTTGCCCATGCAGGATGAGATTTTCCCTGATAAAGAACATTTTGGACGCATATTTAGAAACAATGCCGTGATGAGCAGCATGGGAATCACCCAGATTGCAGCCGTGATGGGTAGTTGTGTGGCCGGTGGTGCTTATCTGCCTATCATGAGTGATGAGGCGTTGATCGTTGATAAAACGGGCAGCATCTTTTTGGCAGGTAGTTACTTGGTAAAGGCAGCGATAGGCGAGAGCATTGATAACGAGACTCTAGGTGGCGCGACGACACACTGTGAGATAAGCGGTGTTACTGATTATAAAGCCAAAGACGACAAGGATGCGCTGGACAAGATCAAGCGCATCATGGACAAAATAGGCGATTATGACAAAGCTGGATTCAACAAGGTCAAAGCGGTCAAACCAGCCAAGGATCCATCAGAACTGTATGGTGTTTTGCCACGAGAGCGCAGCGCACAGTATGACATGATGGAAATTATCGAGCGGGTTATTGACGCAGATACTTTTGACGAATACAAAGCTGGCTATGGTCAAACCATTATCACGGGTTATGCTCGTATCAATGGTTGGGCGGTTGGAATCGTGGCCAACCAACGTAAGATTGTAAAGACCAAAAAGGGCGAAATGCAATTTGGCGGTGTGATATATAGCGATAGTGCAGATAAAGCCACAAGATTTATTGCCAACTGTAACCAGAAGAAAATCCCGTTAGTGTTCTTGCAGGATGTTACTGGCTTTATGGTTGGTTCCAAAAGCGAACATGGCGGTATCATAAAAGATGGAGCAAAAATGGTGAGTGCCGTTTCCAACAGTGTGGTTCCTAAATTTACGATCGTGATAGGGAACAGCTATGGCGCTGGAAACTATGCCATGTGTGGAAAAGCATACGATCCACGATTGATCGTGGCATGGCCTAGTGCAGAACTTGCCGTGATGTCAGGAAATAGTGCTGCTAAAGTGCTGATGCAAATTGAAAAAGCTTCGCTAGAAAAATCGGGTAAGAAATTGACCGAAGAAGAAGAAAAAGAGCTTTTTGCCAAAACCAAAGACCGCTACGACGATCAGGTTTCACCGTACTATGCCGCTGCTAGAATCTGGACTGATGCGATCATTGACCCTATAGATACCAGGAAATGGATCTCCACGGGAATAGAAGCTGCCAATCATGCGCCTATTGCGAAGGACTTTAATCTTGGGGTGATACAGACGTAG
- a CDS encoding peptide-methionine (S)-S-oxide reductase, with product MKTTQTLGLGGGCHWCTEAVFQQLKGVSNVRQGYIKSESPIDSWSEAILLDIDPAMVSFEKILDVHLATHASTVAHQRRSEYRSAVYVMNDAQMEEVKVVMSSLSRKRNKKYITQILPFADFKASRESIQDYYRTRPDAPFCVKYIEPKLEIVRKFNE from the coding sequence ATGAAAACCACACAAACCCTAGGTCTAGGCGGCGGCTGCCACTGGTGTACAGAGGCGGTTTTCCAGCAATTGAAAGGAGTTTCCAATGTGAGACAAGGCTACATCAAAAGCGAGTCACCCATCGATAGCTGGAGTGAGGCGATCTTGCTGGATATTGATCCAGCCATGGTGAGTTTTGAAAAAATTCTTGATGTGCATCTGGCCACGCATGCCTCTACAGTAGCACACCAGCGACGATCAGAATATCGCAGTGCGGTTTATGTGATGAATGACGCTCAAATGGAAGAGGTGAAGGTGGTGATGAGTTCGCTTTCGCGAAAGCGAAATAAAAAATACATCACGCAAATCCTACCATTTGCAGACTTTAAGGCATCGCGGGAATCTATACAGGACTATTACCGTACACGACCCGATGCGCCGTTTTGTGTGAAATACATTGAACCAAAGTTGGAAATTGTAAGGAAGTTCAATGAATGA
- the pyrF gene encoding orotidine-5'-phosphate decarboxylase, translating into MTPQNLSDQIKTKKSFLCVGLDVDLEKIPSHLLQEEDPLFAFAKAIIDATHDLCVAYKPNTAFFEAYGVKGWKSLDKTINYLNENYPNHFTIADAKRGDIGNTSSRYAKAFFEDLNFDSVTIAPYMGKDSVEPFLEFEGKFAILLALTSNAGAFDFQTLTAADQPLYQQVLQKASQYKNSNRLMYVVGATKAEYLKEIRQIVPGSFLLVPGVGAQGGSLEEVFKYGANDQIGLLVNSSRGIIYASNGQDFADAARKKAQNLQQQMGALLG; encoded by the coding sequence ATGACTCCTCAAAACCTTTCCGATCAAATAAAAACTAAGAAATCATTCCTATGCGTAGGTCTTGATGTGGATTTGGAGAAGATTCCATCGCATTTGTTGCAGGAAGAAGATCCTTTGTTCGCTTTCGCGAAAGCGATTATCGACGCCACTCATGACCTGTGCGTGGCCTATAAGCCCAATACCGCCTTTTTTGAAGCTTACGGTGTGAAGGGTTGGAAATCACTGGATAAAACGATTAATTATCTAAATGAGAATTATCCTAACCACTTCACCATTGCAGATGCCAAACGCGGTGATATAGGCAATACCAGCTCGCGCTATGCCAAGGCTTTTTTTGAAGACCTCAACTTTGACAGCGTGACAATTGCACCTTATATGGGCAAGGACAGTGTGGAGCCGTTTCTTGAGTTTGAGGGCAAGTTTGCAATACTTTTGGCATTGACATCCAACGCTGGTGCATTTGATTTTCAAACCTTAACTGCAGCTGACCAACCGCTCTACCAACAGGTTTTACAGAAAGCTTCCCAATACAAAAACTCCAACCGACTTATGTACGTCGTGGGCGCTACAAAGGCTGAATACCTTAAAGAAATCAGACAGATTGTTCCAGGTTCTTTTTTACTCGTTCCTGGTGTAGGCGCACAAGGTGGCAGTCTGGAAGAAGTATTTAAATACGGCGCAAACGATCAGATAGGATTGCTGGTCAATTCTTCTCGTGGAATTATCTATGCATCAAATGGGCAAGACTTTGCAGATGCGGCGAGGAAAAAAGCGCAAAACTTACAGCAGCAGATGGGTGCTCTTTTAGGCTAA
- a CDS encoding DUF3352 domain-containing protein: protein MKKKIIWIAILGIIGFLVYQAIHFFLVKQDSVNSIYLIPSDSVFFFEMDEPISNLKTLSKSEIWDHFQSNEQIHAMSAKLNAIDSMFQSDTDLFEIIGDRDLIVSAHMIKRDDYAFLYIVDLGKLSRLNLIKENLNQFVSDGFKVNKRNFENIELTEITDLESFETLTIGFIENQMIASYHAKLLEDSIKEFQNPVIGRDLQFLEVQQEVRQNGLLRLYLNHKKLKEYYRVFSIQPSESVDMLTDDFAYTGWNIDEKNDRLLTATGFTTGNAATTSLMRALEESGTAARDIPKVLPQETAFFMSFGFDEFTQLHNNFYELLSTSNPESLATYTSGRQRVEQFLDISLEQDFYDWVDNEIAFAKAYSPQLSEQEGLAVVFKSKDVDVSNASLQKIQEKIRKRTPVKFKAVTYRDYQINYLEIKGFFKLILGNLFERIEKPYYTTIDDYVVFSNSPKTLKLFIDAYEEDNTLEEDDYFTDFEDEFSSRSNVFVYVNTNLSMKAAQAYLTGESKELLQKEELFFSQLTQLGMELTAQNDQFVSKLALHYDKDYDLDVLRLEEKYKDYPTDFVSVDNEIDTKSIFRIELFPSDFTASRYETKYANGKLKMRVSLKDGQPHGVYKEYYPSGDLKISGRYKNGEQTGTWKVYGRDGKLFYKKRY, encoded by the coding sequence ATGAAAAAGAAAATCATCTGGATAGCGATTTTAGGAATCATAGGATTTCTTGTTTATCAAGCTATTCATTTCTTTTTAGTTAAACAGGACAGCGTCAATTCCATCTATCTGATTCCGTCAGATAGCGTGTTCTTCTTTGAGATGGACGAGCCTATCTCAAATCTCAAAACACTTTCCAAAAGCGAGATCTGGGATCATTTCCAGTCTAATGAGCAGATTCACGCCATGAGTGCCAAGCTCAATGCCATTGATTCCATGTTTCAGTCAGATACAGATCTGTTTGAGATCATAGGCGATAGGGATCTGATCGTAAGTGCCCATATGATCAAGCGTGACGATTATGCCTTTTTATACATTGTGGATCTGGGCAAACTTTCCAGACTCAACCTGATCAAAGAGAATCTTAATCAGTTTGTGAGCGACGGTTTTAAGGTAAACAAACGCAATTTTGAAAACATCGAGCTCACTGAGATTACAGATCTAGAAAGCTTTGAAACGCTGACGATAGGTTTTATAGAAAACCAGATGATTGCATCTTACCATGCAAAATTGTTGGAAGACAGCATAAAAGAATTCCAGAATCCAGTCATAGGTCGTGATCTCCAGTTTCTCGAGGTGCAACAAGAGGTCAGGCAAAATGGCTTGCTGCGACTTTACCTTAACCACAAAAAACTGAAAGAATACTATCGGGTGTTCTCGATACAACCCAGCGAGTCGGTGGACATGCTTACCGATGATTTTGCCTACACCGGTTGGAACATCGATGAGAAAAACGACAGGCTGCTCACCGCCACCGGCTTTACCACCGGCAATGCAGCGACCACCAGCCTGATGCGCGCCCTAGAAGAAAGCGGCACGGCAGCCCGCGATATTCCTAAGGTATTACCACAGGAAACCGCATTTTTCATGAGTTTTGGCTTTGATGAGTTCACGCAGCTACACAACAATTTTTATGAGCTGCTTTCCACCTCAAATCCTGAATCCCTAGCGACCTATACCAGCGGCAGGCAACGTGTGGAGCAGTTTCTCGACATTTCCCTAGAGCAGGATTTTTACGATTGGGTGGATAATGAGATCGCTTTCGCGAAAGCGTACTCACCACAACTATCAGAACAAGAAGGACTGGCCGTGGTCTTTAAATCTAAAGATGTGGACGTGAGCAACGCAAGCCTTCAAAAAATCCAAGAGAAAATCAGGAAGAGAACGCCGGTCAAATTCAAGGCCGTGACCTATCGCGATTATCAAATCAATTATCTGGAAATCAAAGGGTTTTTCAAGTTGATTCTGGGCAATCTTTTTGAGCGTATCGAGAAACCGTATTATACGACCATTGATGATTATGTGGTTTTTAGCAATTCACCCAAAACCCTAAAATTGTTCATCGATGCCTATGAAGAGGACAACACGTTGGAAGAGGACGATTACTTCACCGATTTTGAGGACGAATTCAGTTCAAGAAGCAACGTGTTTGTTTATGTAAATACCAATCTTTCCATGAAGGCGGCGCAGGCTTATCTGACCGGAGAATCCAAGGAATTGCTCCAGAAGGAAGAGCTATTTTTCTCTCAACTGACTCAACTAGGCATGGAGTTGACCGCTCAAAACGATCAGTTTGTTTCTAAACTGGCCTTGCATTATGACAAGGATTACGACCTTGACGTTTTGAGATTAGAAGAAAAATACAAAGATTACCCAACTGATTTTGTAAGCGTCGATAACGAGATCGATACCAAAAGTATTTTTAGGATTGAGTTATTTCCCAGTGATTTTACCGCTAGTCGTTACGAAACCAAATATGCCAACGGCAAACTCAAAATGCGAGTGAGTTTAAAAGACGGCCAGCCGCATGGCGTTTACAAAGAATATTATCCAAGTGGTGACCTTAAGATCTCCGGTCGCTACAAAAATGGCGAGCAAACCGGCACCTGGAAGGTCTACGGTCGTGATGGGAAGCTGTTTTATAAAAAGCGGTATTGA